The Streptococcus sp. VT 162 genome has a window encoding:
- a CDS encoding adenylate cyclase: MKHLEIELKTLLKKEEYDHLKKQFFHIQPVLQKNYYIDTPDFQLHEKKVAMRIRTFADWAELTLKVPQTVGNMEYNQKLTLPEAESYLEKQKLPQGLVLEKLAKIGIENHDWLVLGCLSTLRYEMKTEIGLMALDESHYFDQTDYELELEVTDHEKGKADFQRFLDENQITYQKAPSKLIRFIKSMKKS, from the coding sequence ATGAAACATTTAGAAATAGAATTGAAAACACTTCTGAAAAAAGAGGAATATGATCATCTAAAAAAACAGTTTTTCCATATCCAACCCGTTCTTCAGAAGAACTACTACATTGACACGCCAGATTTCCAATTGCATGAAAAGAAGGTTGCCATGCGCATTCGCACTTTTGCAGATTGGGCGGAATTGACCTTAAAAGTGCCTCAAACTGTAGGAAATATGGAATACAACCAGAAACTAACTCTTCCAGAAGCTGAATCATACCTAGAAAAACAAAAACTACCTCAAGGGCTCGTTCTAGAGAAGCTTGCTAAGATTGGTATTGAAAACCATGACTGGCTTGTTCTAGGCTGCCTTTCCACCCTTCGTTATGAAATGAAAACTGAGATTGGCTTAATGGCCTTAGATGAAAGTCACTACTTTGACCAAACGGACTATGAACTCGAGCTTGAAGTCACCGACCATGAAAAAGGAAAAGCCGATTTTCAGAGATTTTTAGATGAAAATCAGATAACTTATCAGAAAGCTCCATCAAAATTAATTCGTTTTATTAAAAGCATGAAAAAAAGCTGA
- a CDS encoding ribose-phosphate pyrophosphokinase, translated as MYRLTYQDNYHVERTLEYKDYEELMLSLSGCVTLPDTLLISSLTLNDKVIYQGLVGDLYRFLSQAHFSDKN; from the coding sequence ATGTATCGACTTACCTATCAAGATAACTATCACGTAGAACGTACACTTGAATATAAGGATTACGAAGAGCTCATGTTATCTCTGTCAGGCTGTGTGACCCTACCTGATACTCTCCTAATCAGCTCCTTAACGCTGAATGATAAGGTGATTTATCAAGGATTGGTTGGCGATCTCTACCGCTTTCTATCACAAGCTCATTTTTCAGATAAAAACTAA
- a CDS encoding cysteine desulfurase, with product MAFEKTIKLQNCRYDYTLSPTVKKFTLKDNTFFETKVGNFELNRLLEKVPNSGEGFKLKIIINKDLTGAKLNITDKSGLRLVNIFKSEDHHIHQEKFYFLMDSLVERGIFTKEER from the coding sequence ATGGCATTCGAAAAAACCATTAAACTACAAAACTGCCGCTACGACTATACACTTAGCCCAACTGTCAAAAAGTTCACACTGAAAGATAATACTTTCTTTGAAACAAAAGTTGGAAACTTTGAACTAAATCGTCTACTTGAAAAAGTACCCAACAGTGGTGAAGGTTTCAAGCTAAAAATCATCATCAATAAAGACCTTACAGGTGCTAAACTCAACATTACTGACAAGTCAGGTCTTCGTTTGGTTAATATCTTTAAATCAGAAGACCACCATATTCACCAAGAAAAATTCTACTTCCTCATGGACAGTTTAGTAGAACGCGGTATCTTCACTAAAGAAGAAAGATAA
- a CDS encoding ribose-phosphate pyrophosphokinase (catalyzes the formation of 5-phospho-alpha-D-ribose 1-phosphate from D-ribose 5-phosphate and ATP) produces MSDRNNMKLFTLNSNHEIAQKIADTVGVPLGKLSSRQFSDGEIQVNIEESVRGYDVYIIQSTSYPVSNHLMELLIMVDACVRASAHSINVVLPYFGYARQDRIASSREPLTAKLVANMLVKAGVSRVLTLDLHAVQVQGFFDIPVDNLYTVPLFAKHYCDKGLLGSDVVVVSPKNSGVKRARSLAEYLDAPIAIIDYAQDDSDRNEGYIIGDVEGKKAILIDDILNTGRTFSEAAKIVEREGATEIYAVSSHGLFVEGAADLLDATNIKEILVTDSVATKERTPENVCYITASELIGDAIVRIHERKPVSPLFAYNKKK; encoded by the coding sequence ATGTCAGATAGAAACAACATGAAACTTTTCACCCTAAACTCTAACCATGAAATCGCTCAAAAGATTGCGGATACAGTTGGTGTACCTCTCGGAAAATTATCCTCTCGACAATTTTCTGACGGCGAAATCCAGGTCAACATCGAAGAAAGTGTTCGTGGTTACGATGTCTACATCATCCAGTCAACCAGCTACCCTGTTAGCAACCACTTGATGGAGTTGTTGATCATGGTTGATGCTTGTGTACGTGCAAGTGCTCATAGTATCAACGTTGTCCTTCCTTACTTTGGTTATGCCCGTCAGGATCGTATCGCTTCTTCTCGCGAACCCCTCACTGCAAAACTGGTTGCCAATATGCTTGTCAAAGCTGGTGTTAGCCGTGTTCTAACGCTTGACCTCCATGCTGTTCAGGTCCAAGGTTTCTTTGACATTCCTGTAGATAATCTTTATACTGTTCCTCTATTTGCTAAGCACTACTGTGATAAAGGGCTTCTTGGTTCTGATGTTGTTGTTGTCAGTCCAAAGAACTCTGGTGTTAAACGTGCACGTAGTTTGGCTGAATATCTTGATGCTCCTATCGCTATCATTGACTACGCCCAAGACGATTCTGATCGTAACGAAGGCTATATCATTGGGGATGTTGAAGGCAAGAAGGCTATCTTAATTGACGATATCCTAAATACTGGTCGTACTTTCTCTGAAGCAGCCAAAATCGTTGAACGTGAAGGCGCAACTGAGATTTATGCAGTATCCAGTCACGGTTTATTTGTTGAAGGTGCAGCAGATCTTCTTGACGCTACAAACATCAAAGAAATCCTTGTGACAGACTCCGTAGCTACCAAAGAAAGAACTCCAGAAAATGTATGTTACATTACTGCTAGCGAATTAATCGGAGATGCTATCGTCCGCATCCATGAAAGAAAACCAGTCAGCCCACTCTTTGCTTACAACAAAAAGAAATAA
- a CDS encoding pseudouridine synthase, producing MRFEFIADDHVKVKTFLKKHEVSKGLLAKIKFRGGAILVNGQPQNATYLLDIGDRVTIDIPAEEGFESLEAIDRPLDVLYEDDHFLVLNKPYGVASIPSVNHSNTIANFIKGYYVKQNYENQQVHIVTRLDRDTSGLMLFAKHGYAHARLDKQLQRKSIEKRYFALVKGAGVLESEGEIIAPIARDVDSIITRRVAKGGKYAHTSYKVVASYGNIHLVDIRLHTGRTHQIRVHFSHIGFPLLGDDLYSGSLDDGIQRQALHCHYLSFYHPFLEQDLQLESPLPDDFSNLITQLSTNTL from the coding sequence ATGAGGTTCGAATTTATCGCAGATGACCACGTCAAAGTCAAAACTTTCCTCAAAAAACATGAGGTTTCTAAGGGACTTTTGGCTAAGATTAAGTTTCGAGGCGGGGCTATTCTGGTCAATGGCCAACCTCAAAATGCGACTTATCTCTTAGATATTGGAGACAGGGTAACTATTGACATTCCAGCTGAGGAAGGGTTTGAGAGCCTTGAAGCTATTGACCGACCACTCGATGTTCTCTATGAGGATGACCATTTTCTGGTTTTGAATAAGCCTTATGGAGTAGCTTCCATCCCCAGTGTCAATCATTCCAATACCATTGCGAATTTTATCAAGGGCTATTATGTAAAGCAAAACTATGAAAACCAGCAAGTTCACATCGTGACTAGGCTTGATAGAGATACTTCTGGTTTGATGCTTTTTGCCAAGCACGGCTACGCTCATGCACGTTTAGACAAGCAACTGCAACGAAAGTCTATCGAGAAACGCTACTTTGCTTTGGTTAAAGGAGCTGGTGTCTTGGAGTCTGAAGGGGAGATTATTGCCCCGATTGCGCGTGATGTGGACTCCATTATCACAAGACGGGTTGCCAAAGGTGGGAAATACGCTCATACGTCTTACAAAGTTGTAGCGTCTTATGGAAATATTCACCTAGTCGATATTCGCCTGCATACTGGACGAACTCATCAGATACGAGTGCATTTTTCTCATATCGGTTTTCCTCTTTTAGGAGACGATTTGTATAGTGGTAGTCTAGATGACGGTATCCAACGTCAGGCTCTGCATTGTCATTATTTATCTTTTTATCATCCCTTTCTAGAGCAAGATTTGCAACTAGAAAGCCCCTTGCCGGATGATTTCAGCAATCTTATTACTCAGTTATCAACTAATACTCTTTAA
- a CDS encoding Rex family transcripional regulator yields MKDKQSAIPKATAKRLSLYYRIFKRFHAEKIERANSKQIAEAIGIDSATVRRDFSYFGELGRRGFGYDVKKLMNFFADLLNDNSITNVMLVGIGNMGHALLHYRFHERNKMKIIMAFDLDDHPEVGSQTPDGIPIYGISQIKEKIKEADVKTAILTVPSVKSQEVANLLVDAGIKGILSFSPVHLHLPKDVVVQYVDLTSELQTLLYFMRKED; encoded by the coding sequence GTGAAAGATAAACAGTCTGCTATTCCAAAAGCAACAGCAAAAAGACTCTCTCTTTACTACCGAATTTTCAAGCGATTTCATGCAGAAAAAATCGAACGTGCCAACTCCAAGCAAATTGCAGAGGCTATCGGTATCGATTCTGCGACCGTTCGTCGGGATTTTTCCTATTTTGGTGAACTAGGTCGTCGAGGTTTTGGTTACGATGTCAAAAAATTGATGAATTTTTTTGCTGACCTCCTAAATGATAACTCCATTACAAATGTTATGTTGGTTGGAATCGGAAATATGGGCCATGCCCTTCTCCACTACCGCTTTCACGAGCGTAACAAGATGAAAATTATCATGGCCTTTGACCTAGATGACCATCCAGAAGTTGGAAGCCAGACACCTGATGGGATTCCAATCTATGGTATCTCTCAGATTAAAGAAAAGATCAAAGAAGCAGATGTCAAAACTGCTATCCTAACTGTTCCAAGTGTTAAATCACAAGAAGTTGCCAATCTTTTGGTTGATGCAGGTATAAAAGGTATTCTAAGCTTTTCCCCTGTTCACCTTCACCTCCCAAAAGATGTGGTTGTTCAGTATGTCGATTTGACAAGCGAACTTCAAACCCTCCTCTATTTTATGCGTAAAGAGGATTAG
- a CDS encoding ATP-NAD kinase codes for MKNTGKRVDLIANRKPQSQKVLHELREKLKKQHFILNDTNPDIVISIGGDGMLLSAFHKYENQLDKVRFVGVHTGHLGFYTDYRDFELDQLVTNLLLDTGAKVSYPVLNVKVTLENGEVKIFRALNEASIRRSDRTMVADIIINHVPFERFRGDGVTVSTPTGSTAYNKSLGGAVLHPTIEALQLTEIASLNNRVYRTLGSSIIIPKKDKIELLPTRNDYHTISVDNSVFSFRNIERIEYQIDHHKIHFVATPSHTSFWNRVKDAFIGEVDE; via the coding sequence ATGAAGAATACAGGTAAACGAGTTGACCTCATAGCAAATAGAAAGCCACAAAGTCAGAAGGTCTTGCATGAGCTGAGGGAAAAACTAAAGAAACAACATTTTATACTGAACGATACCAATCCCGACATCGTCATTTCGATTGGTGGCGATGGGATGCTTTTATCTGCCTTTCACAAGTATGAGAATCAGTTAGACAAGGTTCGATTTGTAGGTGTTCATACAGGGCACTTGGGATTTTACACAGATTATCGTGATTTTGAGCTGGATCAATTGGTGACCAATCTTTTACTAGATACTGGTGCCAAAGTTTCTTATCCAGTTTTGAATGTTAAGGTAACGCTTGAAAATGGAGAGGTGAAAATCTTCCGTGCTTTAAATGAAGCCAGCATCCGTCGATCAGATCGCACCATGGTTGCGGATATCATCATTAACCATGTTCCGTTCGAGAGATTTCGTGGAGATGGAGTGACTGTTTCAACGCCGACGGGAAGTACTGCCTACAACAAGTCTTTGGGTGGAGCTGTCTTGCATCCGACCATTGAAGCCTTGCAGTTGACGGAGATAGCGAGTCTTAACAACCGAGTCTATCGTACTTTAGGATCATCGATCATTATTCCCAAAAAAGATAAGATTGAACTTTTGCCGACACGCAATGATTACCACACGATATCAGTTGATAACAGCGTCTTTTCCTTCCGTAATATCGAACGGATTGAGTATCAAATCGACCATCACAAGATTCACTTCGTAGCGACTCCAAGCCACACTAGTTTTTGGAATCGTGTTAAAGATGCCTTCATCGGCGAGGTGGATGAATGA
- a CDS encoding GTP pyrophosphokinase, producing MTIEWEEFLDPYIQAVGELKIKLRGIRKQYRKQNKHSPIEFVTGRVKPIESIKEKMARRGITYASLEHDLQDIAGLRVMVQFVDDVKEVVEILRKRQDMRVVQERDYITHRKASGYRSYHVVVEYTVDTINGAKTILAEIQIRTLAMNFWATIEHSLNYKYQGDFPEEIRKRLEITAKIAYQLDEEMGKIRDDIQEAQALFDPLSRKLNDGVGNSDDTDEEYR from the coding sequence ATGACCATAGAATGGGAAGAATTTTTAGATCCTTACATTCAGGCTGTTGGTGAATTGAAGATTAAACTTCGGGGAATTCGCAAACAGTATCGTAAGCAAAACAAGCATTCTCCGATTGAGTTTGTAACGGGTCGTGTCAAACCGATTGAAAGTATCAAAGAAAAAATGGCTCGTCGAGGAATTACATATGCAAGTCTGGAACATGATCTGCAAGACATTGCGGGTTTACGTGTCATGGTTCAGTTTGTTGATGACGTTAAAGAGGTAGTTGAGATTCTACGTAAACGCCAAGATATGAGAGTCGTTCAGGAACGAGACTATATCACTCATCGTAAGGCTTCGGGCTATCGTTCTTATCACGTGGTTGTCGAGTACACGGTTGATACGATCAACGGAGCTAAGACGATTTTGGCGGAAATTCAAATACGGACTTTAGCCATGAATTTCTGGGCTACGATTGAACACTCGCTCAATTATAAATATCAGGGCGATTTTCCAGAAGAAATCAGGAAAAGGCTGGAAATCACGGCCAAAATAGCCTATCAACTGGATGAAGAAATGGGTAAGATTCGTGATGATATCCAGGAAGCGCAGGCTCTCTTTGATCCATTGAGCAGAAAATTAAACGATGGTGTAGGAAATAGTGACGATACAGATGAAGAATACAGGTAA
- a CDS encoding ATP-dependent DNA helicase PcrA, with translation MNALLNGMNDRQAEAVQTTEGPLLIMAGAGSGKTRVLTHRIAYLIDEKMVNPWNILAITFTNKAAREMKERAYGLNPATKDCLIATFHSMCVRILRRDADHIGYNRNFTIVDPGEQRTLMKRILKQLNLDPKKWNERTILGTISNAKNDLIDDVAYAAQAGDMYTQIVAQCYTAYQKELRQSESVDFDDLIMLTLRLFDQNPDVLTYYQQKFQYIHVDEYQDTNHAQYQLVKLLASRFKNICVVGDADQSIYGWRGADMQNILDFEKDYPNAKVVLLEENYRSTKTILQAANDVIKNNQNRRPKNLWTQNADGEQIVYYRANDEQDEAVFVAKTIDELGRTQNFLHKDFAVLYRTNAQSRTIEEALLKSNIPYTMVGGTKFYSRKEIRDIIAYLNLIANLSDNISFERIINEPKRGIGPGTVEKIRDFANMQDMSMLDASANIMLSGIKGKAAQSIWEFANMILDFREQLDQLTITELVEAVLEKTGYVDILNAQATLESKARVENIEEFLSVTKNFDDNPDSQEEETGLDKLSRFLNDLALIADTDSGSQETSEVTLMTLHAAKGLEFPVVFIIGMEENVFPLSRAAEDPDELEEERRLAYVGITRAEKILYLTNANSRLLFGRTNYNRPTRFINEISSDLLDYQGLARPANTNFKASYSSGGVAFGQGMSLAQALQERKRNAAPSSIQSSALPFGQFTSGNKKDSSDTNWSIGDIALHKKWGEGTVLEVSGSGDTQELKINFPEVGLKKLLASVAPIEKKI, from the coding sequence ATGAACGCATTATTGAATGGAATGAATGACCGTCAGGCTGAGGCGGTGCAAACGACAGAAGGTCCATTATTGATCATGGCGGGGGCTGGTTCTGGAAAGACTCGTGTTTTAACTCACAGAATCGCCTACTTGATTGATGAAAAGATGGTCAATCCTTGGAATATCTTGGCCATTACCTTTACCAATAAGGCGGCGCGTGAGATGAAGGAGCGTGCCTATGGGCTCAATCCAGCTACTAAGGACTGTCTGATTGCGACCTTTCACTCCATGTGTGTTCGTATCCTACGTCGCGATGCGGATCATATTGGCTACAACCGAAATTTTACTATTGTGGATCCTGGTGAACAGCGAACCCTCATGAAACGCATTCTCAAGCAATTAAACTTGGATCCTAAAAAATGGAATGAACGGACTATTTTGGGAACCATTTCCAATGCTAAGAACGACCTAATTGATGATGTGGCTTATGCTGCTCAAGCTGGTGATATGTATACGCAAATCGTAGCTCAGTGTTACACAGCCTATCAAAAAGAGCTTCGTCAGTCAGAGTCGGTTGACTTTGATGATTTGATTATGCTGACCTTGCGTCTCTTTGATCAAAATCCTGACGTCTTGACTTACTATCAGCAGAAGTTCCAGTACATTCATGTTGATGAGTACCAAGATACCAACCATGCCCAGTATCAATTGGTCAAACTCTTGGCTTCACGCTTTAAAAATATCTGCGTAGTCGGTGATGCTGACCAGTCCATCTACGGTTGGCGTGGGGCTGATATGCAGAATATCTTGGATTTTGAGAAAGATTACCCTAACGCCAAGGTCGTTTTGTTAGAGGAAAATTATCGTTCAACAAAAACCATTCTCCAAGCTGCCAATGACGTCATCAAAAACAATCAAAATCGTCGTCCTAAGAATCTCTGGACCCAGAATGCGGATGGAGAGCAAATTGTTTATTATCGCGCAAATGACGAACAAGATGAGGCTGTTTTTGTAGCCAAAACCATCGATGAACTTGGTCGAACTCAAAACTTCCTCCACAAGGATTTTGCGGTTCTTTATCGGACTAATGCACAATCCCGTACTATTGAGGAGGCCCTCCTAAAGTCCAATATTCCTTATACTATGGTCGGCGGGACCAAGTTCTACAGCCGTAAGGAAATCCGTGATATTATCGCCTACCTTAATCTCATTGCCAATCTGAGTGACAATATCAGTTTTGAGCGCATTATTAACGAACCTAAACGCGGAATCGGCCCAGGAACCGTTGAGAAAATTCGCGACTTTGCGAATATGCAAGATATGTCTATGCTGGATGCTTCAGCAAATATCATGTTATCAGGAATCAAGGGTAAGGCAGCTCAGTCTATCTGGGAGTTCGCCAATATGATTCTGGATTTTCGGGAGCAACTGGACCAATTAACCATCACCGAGCTGGTGGAGGCTGTTCTAGAAAAAACAGGTTATGTCGATATTCTTAATGCTCAGGCAACCTTGGAAAGCAAGGCGCGGGTTGAAAATATCGAAGAGTTCCTATCTGTTACCAAGAACTTTGATGACAATCCTGATAGTCAAGAAGAAGAAACAGGTTTGGATAAACTCAGTCGTTTCTTGAATGACCTTGCCCTGATTGCGGATACGGATTCAGGCAGTCAGGAGACATCTGAAGTAACCTTGATGACCCTCCATGCAGCGAAAGGACTAGAGTTCCCAGTTGTCTTTATCATTGGGATGGAGGAAAATGTCTTTCCCCTTAGCCGTGCGGCCGAGGATCCAGATGAATTAGAAGAAGAACGCCGTCTGGCCTATGTGGGTATTACGCGTGCGGAGAAAATCCTCTATCTGACCAATGCCAACTCTCGCTTGCTTTTTGGGCGTACCAACTACAATCGTCCAACACGTTTCATCAATGAAATCAGTTCGGACTTACTTGACTATCAAGGCTTGGCCCGTCCAGCTAATACCAACTTCAAGGCATCTTATAGCAGTGGTGGCGTGGCCTTCGGTCAAGGTATGAGCCTAGCCCAGGCCCTTCAAGAACGAAAACGCAATGCTGCACCAAGCTCTATCCAGTCAAGTGCTCTCCCATTTGGACAGTTTACATCCGGAAATAAAAAAGATTCAAGCGATACCAACTGGTCTATCGGAGATATTGCTCTTCACAAGAAATGGGGAGAGGGAACTGTTCTGGAAGTCTCTGGTAGCGGTGATACTCAGGAACTGAAAATTAACTTCCCAGAAGTAGGACTTAAAAAACTCCTAGCCAGCGTTGCTCCAATTGAGAAAAAAATCTAA
- a CDS encoding cysteine desulfurase, giving the protein MIYLDNAATTPMSAVAISEMTKVMQETHGNPSSIHGHGRQAGKLLREARQDLALLLGTKPQHIFFTSGGTESNNTAIIGYCLRHQNQGKHIITTAIEHHSVLETIDYLVQHFGFEATIIQPVNQEITAQQIQEALRDDTVLVSTMYANNETGSLLPIAEIGRILKEHPAAYHVDAVQAIGKIPIHPEELGIDFLSASAHKFHGPKGVGFLYASSADFDSYLHGGDQEQKKRAGTENLAAIVGMVSALKEDLDCQVDYYQKLSDLKTVFLEEISDLDYYLNESQDQLPYVLNIGFPGQKNDLLLLRLDLEGISISTGSACTAGIVQTSHVLEAFYGPDSHRLKESVRISLSPLNTEEELKQLAQTLKNIIGD; this is encoded by the coding sequence TTGATTTATTTGGACAATGCTGCAACGACTCCTATGTCAGCAGTAGCTATTTCTGAAATGACCAAGGTCATGCAAGAAACTCATGGTAATCCTTCTAGTATTCATGGTCATGGTCGGCAGGCTGGCAAACTCTTGCGAGAAGCTCGTCAAGACTTAGCCCTCTTACTAGGAACCAAACCTCAACATATCTTTTTCACGTCTGGCGGTACAGAAAGTAACAATACAGCCATTATCGGCTATTGTCTCCGTCATCAAAATCAGGGAAAACATATCATCACGACAGCTATTGAACACCATTCTGTACTTGAGACTATCGATTATCTGGTGCAACATTTTGGTTTTGAAGCAACTATCATCCAACCAGTAAATCAAGAAATAACTGCCCAACAGATTCAAGAAGCTTTACGTGACGATACCGTTCTCGTTTCCACCATGTACGCTAATAATGAAACAGGTAGCCTCTTACCTATAGCTGAGATTGGACGTATTTTAAAAGAGCACCCTGCTGCTTATCATGTAGATGCTGTTCAAGCTATCGGAAAAATTCCTATCCATCCCGAGGAATTAGGAATTGATTTCCTCAGTGCTTCTGCCCACAAATTCCATGGACCAAAAGGAGTCGGTTTTCTTTATGCTTCTTCCGCGGACTTTGATTCCTACCTTCATGGTGGGGATCAAGAGCAAAAGAAACGCGCTGGAACAGAAAACCTTGCTGCCATTGTAGGCATGGTGTCTGCTCTCAAAGAAGATCTGGATTGTCAAGTTGATTATTACCAAAAACTAAGTGACCTTAAAACAGTTTTTCTAGAAGAGATTTCCGATTTAGACTACTATCTCAATGAAAGTCAAGACCAACTGCCTTATGTTTTGAATATCGGTTTTCCTGGTCAGAAAAATGATTTGCTTTTACTTCGGTTAGACCTTGAGGGAATTTCAATTTCTACCGGTTCCGCTTGTACTGCTGGTATTGTGCAAACCAGTCATGTGCTTGAAGCATTTTATGGACCAGATTCACATCGATTGAAAGAATCTGTCCGTATCAGTCTCTCTCCTCTTAACACTGAGGAGGAACTGAAACAACTCGCACAAACCTTAAAAAATATTATTGGAGATTAA
- the eutD gene encoding phosphotransacetylase (in Salmonella this enzyme is required for ethanolamine catabolism; has higher affinity for CoA than Pta): MEVFESLKANLVGKNARIVLPEGEEPRILQATKRLVKETEVIPVLLGNPEKIKIYLEIEGIIDGYEVIDPQHYPQFEEMVAALVERRKGKMTEEEARKVLVEDVNYFGVMLVYLGLVDGMVSGAIHSTASTVRPALQIIKTRPNVTRTSGAFLMVRGTERYLFGDCAININPDAEALAEIAINSAITAKMFGIEPKIAMLSYSTKGSGFGESVDKVVEATKIAHDLRPDLEIDGELQFDAAFVPETAALKAPGSNVAGQANVFVFPGIEAGNIGYKMAERLGGFAAVGPVLQGLNKPVNDLSRGCNADDVYKLTLITAAQAVHQ; encoded by the coding sequence ATGGAAGTTTTTGAAAGTCTCAAAGCCAACCTGGTTGGCAAAAATGCTCGTATCGTTCTCCCTGAAGGGGAAGAACCTCGTATTCTTCAAGCGACAAAACGCTTGGTAAAAGAAACAGAAGTAATTCCTGTTTTGCTCGGAAACCCTGAAAAAATTAAAATTTATCTTGAAATCGAAGGGATCATAGATGGTTATGAAGTGATTGATCCCCAACATTATCCTCAATTTGAAGAAATGGTTGCTGCCTTGGTAGAGCGTCGTAAGGGCAAAATGACTGAAGAAGAAGCGCGCAAAGTTTTGGTTGAAGATGTCAACTACTTTGGTGTGATGCTAGTCTACTTGGGCTTGGTTGACGGTATGGTATCTGGTGCGATTCACTCAACTGCCTCAACAGTTCGCCCAGCCCTACAAATCATCAAAACTCGTCCAAATGTAACTCGTACGTCAGGTGCCTTCCTTATGGTACGTGGTACGGAACGTTATCTATTTGGAGACTGTGCCATTAACATCAATCCAGATGCAGAAGCTTTGGCTGAAATTGCGATCAATTCAGCAATCACAGCTAAAATGTTTGGTATTGAACCTAAAATTGCTATGCTAAGCTATTCTACTAAAGGTTCAGGTTTTGGTGAAAGTGTTGATAAGGTAGTGGAAGCTACAAAAATTGCTCACGACTTGCGTCCCGACCTTGAGATTGATGGTGAGTTGCAATTTGACGCTGCCTTTGTTCCTGAAACTGCAGCTCTTAAAGCTCCAGGAAGTAATGTAGCTGGTCAAGCAAATGTCTTTGTCTTCCCAGGTATCGAAGCAGGAAATATTGGGTACAAGATGGCAGAACGTCTCGGTGGTTTTGCGGCTGTCGGACCTGTTTTGCAAGGATTGAACAAACCAGTTAACGACCTTTCTCGTGGATGTAATGCAGATGATGTCTACAAGTTGACCCTTATCACAGCAGCTCAAGCAGTTCATCAATAA
- a CDS encoding gamma-glutamyl hydrolase, which produces MKKPVIGITGNEKAHPDDDIMMSYAAKGFVEGIKDAGGIPIILPIGDQEMAAYYISIIDKLILTGGQNVDPKYYGEPKAIDSDDYHLQRDIFELALIKEAIKQKKPIFSVCRGTQLFNVAMGGTLHQDIEDHWQDCSAEYATQRLVTEPDTILREIYGEISHINSFHHQSIKDLASNLKVVAHDPKDGIIEAVTTTDGFPYLGVQWHPEFLFENRPKDKMLFDYVVNEL; this is translated from the coding sequence ATGAAAAAACCAGTTATTGGGATTACAGGAAATGAAAAAGCTCATCCAGATGATGACATCATGATGAGCTATGCAGCAAAGGGCTTTGTTGAAGGAATCAAGGACGCTGGCGGAATTCCAATCATCCTACCGATTGGTGATCAAGAAATGGCTGCCTATTACATCAGTATCATTGATAAGCTCATCCTAACGGGTGGGCAAAATGTTGATCCAAAATACTATGGTGAACCAAAGGCTATTGATAGTGATGACTACCACCTTCAAAGAGATATTTTTGAACTAGCACTTATCAAAGAAGCGATTAAGCAAAAGAAGCCAATTTTCTCTGTTTGTCGGGGTACTCAACTTTTCAATGTCGCCATGGGAGGCACGCTTCACCAAGATATTGAGGATCATTGGCAGGACTGTTCAGCCGAATACGCTACCCAACGCCTCGTAACGGAACCTGATACCATTCTCCGAGAAATCTATGGAGAAATCTCTCACATCAACTCCTTCCACCACCAGAGCATTAAAGATCTAGCCTCAAATCTTAAGGTTGTAGCACATGATCCTAAAGATGGAATCATTGAGGCTGTGACCACTACGGACGGCTTTCCTTATCTTGGTGTTCAATGGCATCCTGAATTTCTCTTTGAGAATCGCCCCAAAGATAAAATGCTATTTGACTATGTTGTTAACGAACTCTAG